One window of the Triticum dicoccoides isolate Atlit2015 ecotype Zavitan chromosome 3B, WEW_v2.0, whole genome shotgun sequence genome contains the following:
- the LOC119279023 gene encoding probable aquaporin TIP1-2, translating into MPVSRIAIGAPGELSHPDTFRAGVAEFISMLIFVFAGSGSGMAFGKLTDGGATTPAGLIAAALAHAFALFVAVSVGANISGGHVNPAVTFGAFVGGNISLLKAVVYWVAQLLGSVVACLLLKIATGGEAVGAFSLSAGVGVWNAVVFEIVMTFGLVYTVYATAVDPKRGDLGVIAPIAIGFIVGANILAGGAFDGASMNPAVSFGPAVVTGVWENHWVYWLGPFAGAAIAALVYDICFIGQRPHEQLPTADY; encoded by the exons ATGCCGGTGAGCAGGATCGCCATCGGCGCCCCGGGGGAGCTGTCCCACCCGGACACCTTCCGCGCCGGCGtcgccgagttcatctccatgctcATCTTCGTCTTCGCCGGCTCAGGCTCCGGCATGGCCTTCG GCAAGCTGACTGACGGCGGCGCGACGACGCCGGCGGGGCTGATCGCGGCGGCGCTGGCGCACGCGTTCGCGCTCTTCGTGGCCGTGTCCGTGGGCGCCAACATCTCGGGCGGGCACGTGAACCCGGCCGTCACATTCGGCGCCTTCGTGGGCGGCAACATCAGCCTGCTCAAGGCGGTGGTGTACTGGGTGGCGCAGCTGCTCGGCTCCGtcgtggcctgcctcctcctcaagATCGCCACCGGCGGCGAGGCCGTGGGCGCCTTCTCGCTCTCCGCCGGCGTCGGCGTCTGGAACGCCGTGGTCTTCGAGATCGTCATGACCTTCGGGCTCGTCTACACGGTGTACGCCACGGCGGTCGACCCCAAGCGCGGCGACCTCGGGGTCATCGCGCCCATCGCCATCGGCTTCATCGTCGGCGCCAACATCCTCGCCGGCGGCGCCTTCGACGGCGCCTCCATGAACCCCGCCGTCTCCTTCGGCCCCGCCGTCGTCACCGGCGTCTGGGAGAACCACTGGGTGTACTGGCTCGGCCCCTTCGccggcgccgccatcgccgccctCGTCTACGACATCTGCTTCATCGGCCAGCGCCCCCACGAGCAGCTCCCCACCGCCGACTACTGA